One genomic segment of Mycolicibacterium neworleansense includes these proteins:
- a CDS encoding polysaccharide deacetylase family protein produces the protein MITRRAFLAASAVSAVAAGYTLRAGMPTAGADPNAIDPPSVAVTDKTRVPTQWGMALPGIATSFATAGRQIALTFDACDGACDDALLDTLQRNGVPAVLMLNSKWLDRNPDRARQLAANPLFEIGNHGTRHVPLSVTGRSAYGIAGTRSAGEAVDEVWGNHQRLTALTGRAPTWFRPGTAHYDDVAVEIVRELGEQPLGFTVNADNGATASAAAVRSNVMNAAPGSIVIAHMNHPQSGTHAGFAEAIPAMQAAGWQFVLAR, from the coding sequence GTGATCACCAGGCGCGCCTTCCTGGCGGCGAGCGCGGTCAGCGCGGTCGCCGCCGGCTACACCTTGCGTGCCGGGATGCCGACGGCCGGGGCGGACCCCAACGCCATCGACCCGCCGTCCGTGGCCGTCACCGACAAGACACGTGTGCCCACCCAGTGGGGGATGGCCCTGCCTGGGATCGCCACGTCCTTTGCCACCGCCGGCCGCCAGATCGCGCTGACGTTCGACGCCTGCGACGGTGCCTGCGACGACGCGCTGCTCGACACGCTGCAACGCAACGGTGTGCCGGCGGTGCTCATGCTCAACTCGAAATGGCTGGACCGGAACCCGGACCGGGCGCGGCAGCTGGCCGCCAACCCGCTGTTCGAGATCGGCAATCACGGCACCCGGCATGTGCCGCTGTCGGTGACGGGACGGTCGGCCTATGGCATCGCCGGGACCCGCTCGGCCGGCGAGGCGGTCGATGAGGTGTGGGGCAATCACCAGCGACTGACCGCGCTGACCGGCCGGGCGCCCACCTGGTTCCGGCCCGGCACCGCCCACTATGACGACGTGGCCGTCGAGATCGTGCGCGAACTGGGCGAGCAACCGTTGGGGTTCACTGTGAACGCCGACAATGGTGCGACGGCATCCGCGGCGGCCGTGCGGTCCAACGTCATGAACGCCGCGCCGGGATCGATCGTCATCGCCCACATGAACCACCCCCAGTCCGGCACGCACGCCGGTTTCGCCGAGGCGATACCGGCCATGCAGGCCGCGGGCTGGCAGTTCGTGCTCGCACGGTAG
- a CDS encoding LLM class F420-dependent oxidoreductase: MKFGIATFVDDDSIDPVSLARAIEERGFASLIVAEHSHIPVSRESPYPSGGDLPPWYYNTLDPFVTLAAAAAVTSTIELVTGVALLIQRDPIHTAKEAASIDLVSGGRFVFGVGAGWNLEEMRDHGTDPKTRGARLDESIEAIKALWTDEPAEYHGKYVNFESSYCRPKPVRQPHPPIYVGGNSDATVKRVIRHGAGWISNPLPRDVLAQRIGQMRGGGVQDVPLMMFGAPIKADYWRAAEDLGFGQLGLFLPSVGKDESLRLLDDYAEKVRRYQS; encoded by the coding sequence ATGAAGTTCGGCATCGCCACCTTCGTCGACGACGACAGCATCGACCCGGTCTCACTGGCCCGCGCGATCGAGGAGCGGGGCTTCGCCTCACTCATCGTTGCCGAGCACAGCCATATCCCGGTCAGTCGCGAGTCCCCGTATCCGAGCGGCGGCGACTTGCCGCCGTGGTACTACAACACCCTCGACCCGTTCGTCACCCTCGCGGCCGCCGCGGCGGTGACGTCCACGATCGAACTCGTTACCGGAGTCGCCCTGCTGATTCAGCGCGATCCGATCCACACCGCCAAAGAAGCCGCCAGCATCGACCTCGTCTCCGGCGGCCGATTCGTGTTCGGCGTCGGCGCCGGCTGGAACCTCGAGGAGATGCGCGACCACGGCACCGATCCGAAAACCCGTGGCGCACGGCTGGATGAGAGCATCGAGGCGATCAAGGCGCTGTGGACCGATGAACCCGCCGAGTACCACGGCAAGTACGTCAACTTCGAATCGTCGTACTGCCGTCCCAAGCCGGTTCGGCAACCACACCCGCCCATCTATGTCGGCGGCAATTCCGACGCCACGGTCAAGAGGGTGATTCGTCATGGCGCAGGCTGGATTTCGAACCCGCTGCCCAGGGATGTGCTGGCGCAGCGGATCGGGCAGATGCGAGGCGGCGGTGTGCAGGACGTGCCGTTGATGATGTTCGGCGCACCGATCAAGGCCGACTATTGGCGTGCCGCCGAGGATCTCGGCTTCGGCCAGCTCGGGCTGTTCCTGCCGTCGGTCGGCAAGGACGAATCGCTGCGCCTGCTCGATGACTACGCCGAAAAGGTGCGCCGGTACCAGTCGTAG
- a CDS encoding PGRS repeat-containing protein: protein MTADVRLVNTEGPSGDSNSDAGTTTDKPKAEKPRHPDVKQVQERLRERADDAKKALNDIAREAGLKRATDIVTAKVNGDKDTRSSLRRHRSPATSKAGTGSTDAPTTTATEEPAQTSGPRHRLREVTERVPTALTHPTSTDAPDDATATSLLSGHQGDSAPVTRAKEFAAPPPAPAPVAPVSPITGLLSAVTLGTIMTPNAPTEPADMPAVWAVMAWARRQSAYSTSNNTAVNRNTLVAPSAASATLDPGVLDPTEIVNRWIYQPVHYGTQLWITSPLGSALGGAINTISGQYLIGNGVDGTLENPDGGDAGLWIGDGGDGFDGVADGVAGGDGGDAGWFGDGGEGGAGWAGLNGGDGGDGGSFAGIGGSGGAGGASSNGQAAGDGGHGGDANGWLFGIAGDGGQGGVGVTGTTGREGAWDVDYGNGFGNGEDGGVGGGNGGKGGDGGNATGFFFASGGDGGQGGTARSGDGGDGTGAGSIGGNGTIGNIQAFGVDSEASGTATGGDGGDATNGGHGGTGGQGRVVANGTGSKATNSTATAGAGGDANTGSGALGGQAYVFAGTYGDPASGGNIDGGTAVGGDAVNGQGGIGLVEAINGTISDSSATGADGNSGGLGGYATVSATNGGTISGSHAVGGQNSDAAAGGNATITAGGAGSTVTDADATGGDAGTGDANGGIGGNGGAANVASTNGGKVENASATGGAGGDGSNGGKGGAGGIGGVIAQRSGSQATGDALGGSGGSADGAGSFGGQGGDGWVQAGLYANLGADSTASGYARGGAGGDATGGGKGGAGGFATVISSGDSSAADGSAYGGAGGAGSNGGTGGGGARAQITALGNHSTAGGTVSAGDGGSGTGAGVTGGAGGQAVIGAGQSSGFGDATAQGTATGGDGGDGLNGHNGGSGGGAVITARREGDSITGSTATGGKGGINGASGGGATINAAGTSSAVPSVIVDSSATGGDAGSGNASGGAGGNGGNASISAAGGGEISDTHATGGNGGNADADTAIAGAGGTAGVTATDATITNTSATGGNGSDSAAGGNVVITATGAGTTITNAKATGGNAGLGDANGGTGGKGGDVKLTADTGGHIGTDDHVATAIGGDGGDGTNGGTGGAGGTNGAGAGQTEFVARYGGTVYGEVRGGRGGDADGAGNKGGEGGFGYMSAGRDNLVVSGPNGNLTIAPGSNSLAHGTAVGGDGGSASGTTGSKGGNGSRVAINAAGENAVAEGTITGGTGGNATDGGTGGGDQGISSISALGPNAVATGVTAFSGNGGDGIDGGTGGKGGYFQIGAYSFNDPAGANYINNTMTAGGGGDGTGVGFTGGNGANLTQSAAGATAKPGNPIQGQTITTADGANNP, encoded by the coding sequence GTGACCGCGGATGTGCGGCTCGTCAACACCGAGGGCCCGTCCGGCGACTCCAACTCCGATGCAGGCACCACCACTGACAAGCCCAAGGCCGAGAAGCCGCGGCACCCTGACGTCAAGCAGGTGCAAGAACGTTTGCGCGAGCGGGCAGATGACGCGAAGAAGGCTCTCAACGACATCGCCCGGGAGGCCGGGCTCAAACGCGCCACCGATATTGTGACGGCAAAGGTCAACGGCGACAAAGACACTCGCAGCTCGCTTCGGCGCCATAGGTCACCGGCCACATCAAAGGCCGGTACCGGCTCGACCGACGCACCGACCACCACCGCCACGGAGGAGCCGGCACAGACCTCGGGCCCCCGTCACCGCCTGCGCGAGGTCACCGAGCGGGTGCCTACCGCGCTGACGCATCCCACGAGCACCGACGCGCCGGACGACGCCACGGCCACGAGCCTCCTGAGCGGCCACCAGGGTGACTCTGCCCCGGTCACGCGAGCGAAGGAGTTCGCCGCCCCGCCGCCCGCCCCGGCACCGGTGGCGCCGGTCAGCCCGATCACCGGACTGCTGTCCGCGGTCACACTCGGCACCATCATGACGCCCAACGCACCGACAGAACCTGCCGACATGCCCGCTGTCTGGGCGGTAATGGCTTGGGCGCGTCGGCAATCCGCGTACTCGACGAGCAACAACACGGCCGTGAACCGGAACACCCTGGTCGCCCCGAGCGCTGCGTCAGCCACCCTCGATCCGGGAGTCCTCGACCCGACCGAGATCGTCAACCGCTGGATCTATCAGCCGGTGCACTACGGCACGCAACTGTGGATCACCAGCCCCCTCGGCAGCGCCCTCGGCGGCGCGATCAACACGATCTCGGGGCAGTACCTGATCGGCAATGGCGTCGACGGCACCTTGGAGAACCCCGATGGCGGCGACGCCGGATTATGGATCGGCGACGGCGGTGACGGTTTCGACGGAGTCGCCGACGGGGTGGCCGGGGGCGACGGCGGTGATGCCGGCTGGTTCGGCGACGGCGGCGAAGGCGGTGCGGGCTGGGCCGGTCTGAACGGCGGCGACGGCGGCGACGGCGGCAGCTTCGCCGGTATCGGCGGCAGTGGCGGTGCGGGCGGCGCGTCGTCCAATGGCCAGGCTGCCGGTGATGGCGGCCACGGTGGCGACGCCAATGGCTGGCTGTTTGGCATCGCCGGCGACGGCGGGCAGGGCGGCGTAGGTGTCACCGGCACGACCGGCCGCGAAGGCGCCTGGGACGTCGACTACGGCAACGGTTTTGGCAACGGCGAGGATGGTGGTGTCGGCGGCGGCAATGGCGGCAAGGGCGGTGACGGCGGCAACGCCACCGGTTTCTTCTTCGCCAGCGGCGGCGACGGCGGCCAGGGCGGTACCGCCAGGAGCGGCGACGGTGGTGACGGCACCGGTGCAGGCAGCATCGGCGGTAACGGCACCATCGGCAACATCCAGGCATTCGGGGTGGACAGCGAGGCAAGTGGTACGGCCACCGGCGGTGACGGTGGCGACGCCACCAATGGTGGGCACGGTGGCACCGGCGGCCAGGGCCGCGTCGTGGCCAACGGCACCGGCAGCAAAGCCACGAACAGCACCGCGACGGCCGGTGCCGGCGGCGATGCCAATACTGGCAGCGGCGCCTTGGGCGGCCAGGCCTATGTCTTCGCGGGAACCTACGGTGACCCCGCCAGTGGCGGCAACATCGACGGCGGCACCGCCGTCGGTGGTGACGCCGTCAATGGCCAGGGTGGGATCGGCTTGGTCGAGGCGATCAACGGAACCATTTCCGACAGCAGCGCGACGGGCGCGGACGGCAATTCCGGCGGTCTGGGCGGATACGCGACGGTGAGCGCCACCAACGGCGGCACCATCTCGGGCAGCCATGCGGTTGGCGGCCAGAACAGCGACGCCGCGGCCGGCGGCAACGCCACGATCACCGCAGGCGGTGCCGGCAGCACGGTGACCGACGCCGACGCCACCGGTGGTGACGCAGGGACGGGCGACGCCAACGGCGGGATCGGTGGCAACGGCGGTGCCGCCAACGTCGCTTCGACCAACGGCGGGAAAGTCGAGAATGCGTCTGCGACCGGAGGTGCCGGCGGCGACGGCAGTAACGGCGGCAAGGGCGGCGCAGGCGGCATCGGCGGGGTCATCGCCCAGCGGTCGGGTAGCCAAGCCACCGGTGATGCCCTCGGCGGATCCGGGGGATCAGCCGATGGCGCCGGAAGCTTTGGCGGACAGGGCGGCGACGGCTGGGTTCAGGCCGGCCTCTACGCCAACCTGGGCGCCGACAGCACGGCGAGCGGTTACGCCCGTGGCGGTGCCGGCGGCGACGCGACCGGTGGCGGCAAGGGCGGTGCCGGCGGTTTCGCCACCGTCATCTCCTCCGGCGACAGCTCCGCGGCCGATGGCTCTGCCTACGGCGGCGCAGGCGGCGCCGGATCCAACGGCGGAACCGGCGGCGGCGGGGCGCGGGCACAGATCACCGCGTTGGGCAACCATTCCACGGCCGGCGGCACGGTCAGTGCCGGTGACGGGGGCAGTGGCACCGGCGCCGGCGTCACCGGCGGCGCCGGGGGGCAGGCCGTCATCGGTGCGGGGCAGAGCTCCGGCTTCGGCGACGCCACCGCCCAGGGCACCGCGACCGGTGGCGACGGCGGCGACGGTCTGAACGGTCACAACGGCGGCAGCGGTGGTGGGGCTGTGATCACGGCCAGACGCGAGGGCGACTCCATCACCGGCAGCACCGCGACCGGCGGCAAGGGCGGCATCAACGGGGCATCCGGCGGCGGTGCCACCATCAACGCGGCCGGAACCAGTTCCGCGGTGCCGAGCGTCATCGTGGACTCATCGGCGACCGGTGGCGATGCCGGTTCGGGCAACGCAAGTGGCGGAGCCGGCGGCAACGGCGGGAACGCCTCGATCTCGGCCGCTGGTGGCGGCGAGATCTCCGACACCCACGCCACGGGCGGCAACGGCGGGAACGCCGATGCCGACACGGCGATCGCCGGTGCCGGTGGTACTGCCGGCGTGACCGCCACCGACGCCACGATCACGAACACCTCCGCCACCGGTGGCAACGGATCCGACAGTGCCGCCGGCGGCAACGTCGTCATCACTGCCACCGGTGCCGGCACCACGATCACCAACGCCAAGGCAACCGGTGGCAATGCCGGACTGGGCGACGCCAACGGCGGCACCGGTGGCAAGGGTGGTGATGTGAAGCTGACGGCCGACACGGGGGGTCACATCGGAACGGACGACCACGTCGCTACGGCCATCGGCGGCGATGGCGGAGATGGAACCAACGGCGGCACCGGTGGCGCCGGCGGCACCAACGGCGCCGGCGCCGGCCAGACGGAATTTGTGGCCCGATACGGCGGCACCGTCTACGGCGAGGTCCGCGGTGGGCGGGGCGGTGACGCTGACGGCGCCGGCAACAAGGGTGGCGAAGGCGGGTTCGGTTACATGAGTGCCGGCCGGGACAACCTGGTGGTGTCCGGCCCCAACGGCAATCTGACCATCGCCCCCGGAAGCAACTCCCTGGCCCACGGGACTGCGGTGGGCGGCGACGGCGGGTCTGCTTCTGGCACAACGGGTTCCAAGGGCGGCAATGGCAGCCGGGTGGCCATCAATGCGGCCGGCGAGAATGCGGTTGCCGAAGGCACCATCACCGGCGGCACCGGCGGTAACGCCACCGACGGCGGCACAGGCGGTGGGGATCAAGGCATTTCGTCGATCAGCGCGCTGGGGCCGAATGCCGTGGCAACCGGTGTCACCGCGTTCAGCGGCAATGGTGGCGACGGGATCGACGGAGGCACGGGTGGCAAGGGCGGCTATTTCCAGATCGGCGCCTACAGCTTCAACGATCCTGCCGGTGCCAACTACATCAACAACACGATGACGGCAGGCGGCGGTGGCGACGGCACCGGCGTCGGGTTCACCGGGGGCAACGGGGCAAACCTGACGCAATCCGCGGCCGGGGCCACGGCCAAGCCCGGAAACCCGATCCAGGGTCAGACGATCACCACCGCCGACGGAGCCAACAACCCGTAG
- a CDS encoding TetR/AcrR family transcriptional regulator, translated as MRADAARNRARVLEVAYETFAADGLSVPIDEIARRAGVGAGTVYRHFPTKEALFQAVIAERIRGIVEEARGLLEVNPDEGLFDFLRSMVLQWGAADRGLVDALAGSGIDVNTVVPEAEGEYLSVLGDLLTAGQKAGTVRGDVTVAEVKALLVGCQAMQAYNDDVAERVTSVVFDGLRVVPT; from the coding sequence ATGCGTGCGGATGCGGCGCGCAACCGTGCCCGGGTGCTCGAGGTCGCCTACGAAACGTTCGCGGCCGACGGACTGTCCGTGCCCATCGACGAGATCGCACGGCGGGCGGGCGTCGGGGCCGGGACCGTCTATCGGCATTTCCCCACCAAAGAGGCGTTGTTCCAGGCAGTGATCGCCGAACGGATCCGCGGCATCGTCGAAGAGGCGCGCGGCCTGCTCGAGGTGAATCCCGATGAAGGCCTCTTCGACTTCCTCCGGTCGATGGTTCTCCAGTGGGGTGCCGCGGACCGCGGACTCGTCGACGCGCTGGCCGGATCGGGCATCGACGTCAACACCGTGGTGCCCGAGGCCGAAGGCGAATACCTCTCTGTCCTCGGCGACCTACTGACCGCCGGGCAGAAGGCCGGCACGGTGCGCGGTGACGTCACCGTCGCGGAAGTGAAGGCACTGTTGGTCGGCTGCCAGGCCATGCAGGCCTACAACGACGACGTGGCCGAGCGCGTTACCTCGGTGGTGTTCGACGGGCTAAGGGTGGTGCCTACATAG
- a CDS encoding SDR family NAD(P)-dependent oxidoreductase encodes MTKWTTADIPGQSGRTAVVTGANTGLGLETAKALAAKGAHVVLAVRNIDKGEAAAEWISRSVPDADLELQRLDLGSLASVRESAEEIKAKHDRIDLLINNAGVMYPPRETTVDGFELQFGTNHLGHFALTGLLLERLLPVPGSRVVTVSSIGHRINAAIHFDDLQWERSYSRVGAYGQSKLANLLFTYELQRRLIGQNTTALAAHPGGSDTELMRHLPGVLQRTVPLLRPLFQDAAAGALPTLRAATDPGALGGQYFGPNLTTRGYPKVVPSSDQSHDLELQRRLWAVSEELTGVTFPALQPSRA; translated from the coding sequence ATGACCAAGTGGACTACCGCCGACATTCCCGGCCAAAGCGGCCGAACCGCCGTCGTCACAGGGGCCAACACCGGCCTCGGGCTCGAAACCGCAAAGGCCCTGGCCGCCAAGGGCGCCCACGTCGTCCTGGCCGTCCGCAACATCGACAAGGGCGAGGCCGCCGCCGAGTGGATCTCGCGCTCGGTACCGGACGCCGATCTCGAACTGCAGCGCCTCGACCTCGGCTCGCTGGCGTCGGTGCGTGAATCCGCCGAGGAGATCAAGGCCAAGCACGATCGCATCGACCTGCTTATCAACAACGCCGGCGTCATGTATCCGCCGAGAGAGACCACCGTCGACGGGTTCGAGCTGCAGTTCGGCACCAATCATCTCGGCCATTTCGCACTCACCGGCCTGCTGCTCGAGCGTCTGCTGCCCGTCCCGGGGTCGCGCGTCGTCACCGTCAGCAGCATCGGGCACCGCATCAACGCAGCGATCCACTTCGACGACCTGCAGTGGGAACGCAGCTACAGCCGGGTGGGCGCCTACGGCCAGTCCAAGTTGGCCAACCTGCTGTTCACCTACGAGCTGCAGCGTCGCCTGATCGGCCAGAACACCACCGCACTAGCCGCACACCCGGGCGGTTCGGACACCGAGTTGATGCGTCACCTGCCCGGCGTCCTGCAACGGACTGTCCCGCTGTTGCGGCCGCTGTTCCAGGACGCCGCGGCCGGCGCACTGCCGACGCTGCGAGCGGCTACTGATCCAGGTGCCCTCGGCGGGCAGTACTTCGGGCCGAACCTCACCACCCGCGGCTACCCCAAGGTCGTGCCGTCCAGCGACCAGTCCCATGACCTGGAGCTGCAGCGCCGGCTGTGGGCAGTGTCCGAGGAACTGACGGGCGTCACCTTCCCGGCGTTGCAGCCTTCGCGCGCCTGA
- a CDS encoding cupin → MAARLAVVSFWDPRNVPPYPPIRYTKDEPEVSARLRRGDEPPDYDSGRMVYHYLANQQQTDGDYGLYRVDISPPGGIHGFRNDADAPTSLLMLFAPGAPREAFFEGFAQLADLSDEERAEWFIKNDNYFL, encoded by the coding sequence ATCGCCGCTAGGCTGGCGGTCGTGTCGTTCTGGGATCCCAGGAATGTGCCGCCTTATCCCCCGATCCGCTATACGAAGGACGAGCCCGAAGTCAGCGCGCGGCTCAGACGCGGTGACGAGCCGCCCGACTATGACTCGGGCAGGATGGTGTACCACTACCTGGCCAACCAGCAGCAGACCGATGGCGATTACGGCCTGTACCGCGTCGACATCAGCCCGCCGGGTGGCATCCACGGGTTCCGCAATGACGCCGATGCGCCGACGTCGCTGCTGATGTTGTTTGCTCCCGGCGCGCCACGGGAGGCTTTTTTCGAAGGGTTCGCCCAGTTGGCCGACCTCAGCGACGAGGAACGCGCCGAGTGGTTCATCAAGAACGACAACTACTTCCTCTGA
- a CDS encoding DEAD/DEAH box helicase → MRADAAPSTQALRGWQRKALVKYLTAKPRDYLAVATPGAGKTTFALRIAAELLNDRTVDAITVVVPTEHLKIQWAQSAARNGISLDPKFSNSNSQTSAEYHGVVVTYAQVASHPTRHRVRTENHKTLVIFDEIHHGGDSKSWGDAMREAFDDATRRLALTGTPFRSDDSPIPFVNYEPDEGGFQRSQADHVYGYSDALADGVVRPVVFLAYSGEARWRDSAGEEHAARLGEPLTAEQTARAWRTALNPTGEWMPAVIAAADKRLQQKRQHVPDAGGMIIATNQTTARAYADLLTKITGEVPTVVLSDDPSASDRISQYSAGTSRWLVAVRMVSEGVDVPRLSVGVYATSASTPLFFAQAIGRFVRSRRPGETASIFLPSVPNLLLLASEMEAQRNHVLGKPHRESDGLDDEALEAAEKRKDEKSELENGFEYLGADAELDQVIFDGASFGTATPAGSDEEADYLGIPGLLDAEQMRDLLRRRQDEQLTKRTAEAAASGGPPPPRTTHGQIRELRRELNALVTIAHHRTGKPHGWIHNELRRICGGPPVAAATTDQLKARIEAVRDLKA, encoded by the coding sequence GTGCGGGCTGATGCAGCGCCCAGCACCCAGGCACTGCGGGGCTGGCAGCGCAAGGCGCTGGTGAAGTATTTGACGGCCAAACCGCGGGATTACCTCGCGGTCGCCACGCCTGGCGCAGGTAAGACTACGTTTGCGCTGCGGATCGCGGCGGAGCTACTCAACGACCGCACGGTCGATGCGATCACCGTGGTGGTGCCCACCGAGCACCTCAAGATCCAGTGGGCGCAGTCAGCGGCACGGAACGGCATTTCGCTCGATCCGAAATTCAGCAACTCGAACTCGCAGACCTCGGCCGAATACCACGGTGTCGTCGTCACCTACGCGCAGGTGGCCAGCCACCCCACCAGGCACCGGGTGCGCACCGAGAACCACAAGACCTTGGTCATCTTCGACGAGATCCACCACGGCGGTGACTCGAAGAGCTGGGGCGACGCGATGCGCGAAGCCTTCGACGATGCGACGCGGCGGCTGGCCCTCACGGGTACCCCGTTCCGCAGCGACGACAGCCCGATCCCGTTCGTCAACTACGAACCCGATGAGGGCGGCTTCCAACGCTCCCAGGCCGACCACGTGTACGGCTATTCCGATGCGCTGGCCGACGGTGTGGTGCGGCCGGTGGTGTTCCTGGCCTATTCGGGTGAGGCACGCTGGCGTGACAGTGCCGGCGAGGAGCACGCGGCCCGGCTGGGCGAACCGCTGACGGCCGAGCAGACCGCACGTGCCTGGCGGACCGCGCTGAACCCGACCGGTGAGTGGATGCCCGCGGTCATCGCGGCCGCCGACAAGCGGCTGCAGCAGAAGCGTCAGCATGTGCCCGATGCGGGCGGCATGATCATCGCGACCAACCAGACCACGGCCCGCGCCTACGCCGACCTGCTCACCAAGATCACCGGTGAGGTGCCCACCGTGGTGCTCTCCGACGACCCGAGCGCCTCGGACCGGATCAGCCAGTATTCGGCGGGAACCAGCCGGTGGCTGGTCGCTGTGCGCATGGTGTCCGAGGGCGTGGACGTGCCGCGCCTGTCCGTCGGGGTGTACGCGACGAGTGCGTCGACGCCACTGTTCTTCGCCCAGGCCATCGGCCGGTTCGTGCGGTCACGCCGGCCCGGCGAGACCGCCAGTATTTTCTTGCCCTCGGTGCCGAACCTGTTGCTGCTGGCCAGTGAGATGGAGGCGCAGCGCAACCACGTGCTGGGCAAGCCGCACCGTGAGTCCGACGGTCTCGACGACGAGGCGCTCGAAGCCGCCGAGAAGCGTAAGGACGAGAAGAGCGAGCTGGAGAACGGCTTCGAGTACCTGGGTGCGGACGCCGAACTGGACCAGGTCATCTTCGACGGCGCCTCGTTCGGCACCGCCACCCCGGCCGGCAGCGACGAGGAGGCCGATTATCTCGGCATCCCGGGCCTGCTCGATGCCGAGCAGATGCGAGACCTGTTGCGCCGCAGGCAAGATGAGCAACTCACCAAGCGAACGGCCGAGGCGGCAGCATCGGGCGGTCCCCCACCACCGCGCACCACACACGGTCAGATCCGGGAGTTGCGGCGTGAGCTCAACGCGTTGGTGACCATCGCCCATCACCGCACCGGAAAGCCGCACGGCTGGATCCACAACGAGCTTCGACGCATCTGCGGAGGCCCTCCGGTGGCCGCCGCCACCACTGATCAGTTGAAGGCCCGCATCGAAGCCGTGCGGGATTTGAAGGCCTGA